Proteins from a genomic interval of Fusarium oxysporum Fo47 chromosome I, complete sequence:
- a CDS encoding Formate/nitrite transporter-domain-containing protein — protein MLNYTDSKYAGDERQPHVSMEKVDAHSPPETCQLMTQSGIAKAKLPWADLIVKSFFGGIFVSLGSLFDLVVAGGAPGLRESNPSLITLLAPFTFPIGFVLVILTNVELVTSNMTVMMYTTLQRKTSVYDLLKNWVVCYIFNLAGCLFFTGVLAWWSDTLNSDAMSSYAVTQAEERVNINWWFNFTRGIGCNWLVGLAVYLATSSKDNLSKIVGIWIPIWAFVALGYQHSVANFFLVPIGMFYGTNFGVGKFIYQSTIPVTLGNIVGGAVMTGAFLWFLYGRDDTLATRTGQPLSGERKSRGRHVANSSGSEGETVTTESHGRSRQDDSMV, from the exons ATGTTAAATTATACGGACTCAAAGTATGCAGGCGATGAGCGTCAACCGCACGTGTCGATGGAAAAAGTCGACGCACATTCTCCGCCTGAGACTTGCCAACTCATGACCCAGTCCGGCATCGCCAAAGCCAAGCTTCCATGGGCAGATCTCATCGTCAAGTCTTTCTTCGGCGGTATCTTCGTTTCACTCGGGTCtctctttgatcttgtcgtCGCAGGTGGAGCACCAGGTCTACGAGAGTCAAACCCATCTCTCATCACCCTTCTGGCCCCCTTCACATTCCCCATCGGATTTGTCCTCGTCATTCTCACCAACGTCGAACTTGTAACGAGTAACATGACCGTTATGATGTACACAACCTTGCAAAGAAAGACAAGTGTATACGATCTCTTGAAGAACTGGGTTGTCTGTTACATCTTCAATCTGGCGGGTTGCCTCTTCTTTACGGgagtcttggcttggtgGAGCGACACGTTGAACTCAGACGCCATGTCCTCATATGCTGTTACGCAAGCTGAGGAAAGAGTCAACATCAATTGGTGGTTCAACTTCACGAGAGGTATTGGCTGTAACTGGCTAGTGGGCTTGGCTGTTTACCTCGCCACGAGTAGCAAGGACAATCTCTCCAAGATCGTTGGTATCTGGATCCCCATCTGGGCTTT TGTCGCACTGGGTTATCAGCACTCCGTCGCCAATTTCTTCCTTGTCCCTATCGGAATGTTTTACGGCACAAACTTCGGCGTCGGCAAGTTCATCTACCAATCTACTATCCCTGTCACGCTGGGGAATATTGTTGGCGGTGCGGTCATGACGGGCGCTTTTCTGTGGTTCTTATATGGGCGAGATGATACATTGGCTACAAGGACTGGGCAGCCTCTGAGCGGAGAAAGGAAGAGTAGAGGGAGGCATGTGGCCAATAGCTCTGGATCTGAGGGGGAGACAGTGACAACAGAGAGCCACGGGAGAAGCAGACAGGACGACAGTATGGTTTAG